A stretch of Janibacter endophyticus DNA encodes these proteins:
- a CDS encoding peptidoglycan D,D-transpeptidase FtsI family protein — MTQRRPGSGSGPRSTTRQAAPGTTAPRKAAPKASRTRTTTRGTTPSRPATQGTATKAAPAKRSAPAKKAAPAKKAAPATKAAPRRPAAKPAAARPARTHPPRPPRPPRRPTGGGATPPPPGNARLRMRALMVASLFVLSLFGAQLLRIQGFDSEAVARDALAQRTTTESIPARRGAIYDAHGTVLASSAERRIVVVDQTAVPEYKKRVDGTRTTVGVAGAAEDLAPILKKDKAELVAALTGERRYTILAKNISPLTWRTISALGIPGIYSERSSQRTYPQSTTVASLVGFVQPQDQTAGGGLELMLDETLRGTPGEASYEVAQDGSRLPNANANVSSAKPGKDVRLTIDNDVQWYAQNTLAAKVEETDALSGTVVVMRADTAELVALASYPTFDPNNLGDAKGVFSNLAFSDVFEPGSTSKIMTVAAGLEEGTIEPDTPMVLPDHLRRHDAILRDSHPHPLEYRTVGGALAQSSNTGMMLIGETMEPKTLEGYFRKFGLGQTTGSGFPGESGGLLPASDAWDGVQRYTVTYGQGLSTTAVQVAGVFQTIANNGVRVTPTLVAETSDGEGGWTPAPAAKRHRVVSEETARSVNRMLEGVVSEEGTAPKAKIEGYRVAGKTGTADRYDEKVGGYSGKTASFIGFAPADDPKLVVAVILQRPIKGYFGGQVAAPVFKDVMTHALQTEKVPPTADDKITPIRTKLDGPPADDTPGLLKDRGLAGAR, encoded by the coding sequence GTGACGCAGCGCCGCCCTGGCTCCGGCAGCGGTCCCCGCAGCACGACGCGCCAGGCCGCACCCGGCACGACGGCTCCCCGCAAGGCTGCGCCGAAGGCCTCCCGCACCCGGACGACGACGCGCGGGACCACCCCTTCGCGCCCGGCGACCCAGGGTACGGCGACGAAGGCCGCCCCCGCGAAGAGGTCCGCCCCCGCGAAGAAGGCCGCCCCCGCGAAGAAGGCCGCCCCCGCGACGAAGGCCGCACCGAGGCGCCCTGCCGCGAAGCCGGCAGCCGCCCGCCCCGCCCGGACGCACCCTCCCCGTCCGCCCCGGCCCCCGCGCCGGCCCACCGGTGGCGGCGCCACCCCGCCCCCGCCCGGCAACGCCCGGCTGCGGATGCGCGCGCTCATGGTCGCCAGCCTCTTCGTGCTCAGCCTCTTCGGCGCGCAGCTGCTGCGGATCCAGGGCTTCGACTCCGAGGCGGTCGCCCGCGACGCGCTCGCCCAGCGGACGACGACCGAGTCCATCCCGGCCCGGCGCGGCGCGATCTACGACGCCCACGGGACCGTCCTCGCGAGCTCGGCCGAGCGGCGCATCGTCGTCGTCGACCAGACCGCGGTGCCGGAGTACAAGAAGCGCGTCGACGGCACCCGCACGACCGTCGGCGTCGCTGGCGCTGCCGAGGACCTCGCGCCGATCCTCAAGAAGGACAAGGCCGAGCTCGTCGCCGCGCTCACCGGCGAGCGCCGCTACACGATCCTCGCGAAGAACATCTCGCCGCTCACCTGGCGCACGATCAGCGCGCTCGGCATCCCCGGCATCTACAGCGAGCGCTCCTCGCAGCGCACCTACCCGCAGTCGACGACGGTTGCCAGCCTCGTCGGGTTCGTCCAGCCGCAGGACCAGACCGCCGGTGGTGGCCTGGAGCTGATGCTCGACGAGACCCTCAGGGGCACCCCCGGGGAGGCGAGCTACGAGGTCGCCCAGGACGGCAGCCGCCTGCCCAACGCCAACGCCAACGTCAGCTCGGCCAAGCCCGGCAAGGACGTGCGGCTGACGATCGACAACGACGTCCAGTGGTACGCGCAGAACACCCTCGCCGCCAAGGTCGAGGAGACCGACGCCCTCTCCGGCACGGTCGTCGTCATGCGCGCCGACACCGCCGAGCTCGTCGCCCTCGCGAGCTACCCGACCTTCGACCCGAACAACCTCGGGGACGCCAAGGGCGTCTTCAGCAACCTCGCCTTCAGCGACGTCTTCGAGCCGGGCTCGACGAGCAAGATCATGACCGTCGCCGCTGGGCTCGAGGAGGGGACGATCGAGCCGGACACCCCGATGGTCCTGCCCGACCACCTCCGGCGGCACGACGCGATCCTGCGGGACAGCCACCCGCACCCGCTCGAGTACCGCACGGTCGGCGGCGCCCTCGCGCAGTCGAGCAACACCGGCATGATGCTCATCGGCGAGACGATGGAGCCCAAGACGCTCGAGGGCTACTTCCGCAAGTTCGGCCTCGGCCAGACGACCGGGTCCGGCTTCCCCGGCGAGTCGGGCGGCCTGCTGCCCGCGTCGGACGCCTGGGACGGCGTCCAGCGCTACACCGTCACGTACGGCCAGGGCCTCTCGACGACGGCCGTGCAGGTGGCCGGCGTCTTCCAGACCATCGCCAACAACGGCGTGCGGGTGACCCCGACGCTCGTCGCCGAGACCTCGGACGGCGAAGGGGGATGGACCCCGGCCCCCGCGGCCAAGCGTCACCGCGTCGTCTCGGAGGAGACCGCGAGGTCGGTCAACCGGATGCTCGAGGGGGTCGTCTCCGAGGAGGGCACCGCGCCGAAGGCCAAGATCGAGGGCTACCGGGTCGCCGGCAAGACGGGGACGGCCGACCGCTACGACGAGAAGGTCGGCGGCTACTCCGGCAAGACCGCGAGCTTCATCGGCTTCGCGCCCGCGGACGACCCCAAGCTCGTCGTCGCCGTCATCCTCCAGCGGCCGATCAAGGGCTACTTCGGTGGCCAGGTCGCCGCGCCCGTCTTCAAGGACGTCATGACGCACGCCCTGCAGACCGAGAAGGTCCCGCCGACCGCCGACGACAAGATCACACCGATCAGGACCAAGCTCGACGGGCCGCCCGCCGACGACACCCCGGGGCTGCTCAAGGACCGCGGTCTCGCGGGTGCGCGGTAG
- a CDS encoding UDP-N-acetylmuramoyl-L-alanyl-D-glutamate--2,6-diaminopimelate ligase — translation MPSPRPESVEPTPLSALSGSAGPLSELVPGPSGDLPEVTGVTLSTFTVHPGDLYAALPGANAHGASYATKAAEAGAVALLTDEAGLGIARDAGVDLPAIVVPDPRAVLARVAATIYGTALPEGPGVRTFGITGTNGKTTTAYLLTSALQALGRTTGLIGTVETTIGQERVPSARTTPESPDLHALLRVMSDRGIDDCVMEVSSHALVLHRVDEVVYDIALFTNLSQDHLDFHDDMEDYFAAKASLFAPGRARAAVVCVDDAWGRRIAEACEIPCRTVSSDPAVPADFVITSVDDQDFVLSGEGGQLALRSGLAGAFNRTNTAMAAVALLLAGHDREAVVAAVRAKPRVPGRMEPVPAPEGVDAQALPRVVVDFAHTPDAVASAVAALRESTRGRLVALLGAGGSRDPGKRPDMGRAAADHADLVIVTDDNPRAEDPAAIREAVASGAREGRADVEVVPDRRVAVEHAVRAAGPGGVVALLGKGHETGQEIQGVITPFDDRLVAAEVLRTLAQESTR, via the coding sequence GTGCCCTCACCCCGCCCGGAGTCTGTCGAGCCGACACCGCTCAGCGCGCTGTCGGGCTCTGCCGGACCCCTGAGCGAGCTCGTCCCAGGGCCCTCCGGCGACCTGCCTGAGGTCACCGGCGTCACGCTGAGCACCTTCACGGTCCACCCCGGAGACCTCTACGCCGCGCTGCCCGGCGCCAACGCCCACGGCGCCTCCTACGCCACGAAGGCCGCCGAGGCGGGCGCCGTCGCCCTCCTCACGGACGAGGCCGGCCTGGGCATCGCCCGGGACGCCGGCGTCGACCTGCCCGCCATCGTCGTGCCCGACCCCCGCGCGGTCCTCGCCCGGGTCGCCGCGACGATCTACGGCACGGCGCTGCCCGAGGGTCCGGGCGTGCGGACCTTCGGCATCACCGGGACCAACGGCAAGACGACGACGGCCTACCTGCTCACCTCCGCGCTGCAGGCGCTCGGTCGCACGACCGGGCTCATCGGCACCGTCGAGACGACGATCGGTCAGGAGCGGGTGCCGAGCGCCCGGACCACCCCGGAGAGCCCCGACCTGCACGCCCTGCTGCGCGTCATGTCCGATCGCGGCATCGACGACTGCGTCATGGAGGTCAGCAGCCACGCGCTCGTCCTCCACCGCGTCGACGAGGTCGTCTACGACATCGCGCTCTTCACCAACCTCAGCCAGGACCACCTCGACTTCCACGACGACATGGAGGACTACTTCGCCGCCAAGGCGTCGTTGTTCGCGCCCGGGCGTGCCCGCGCCGCCGTCGTCTGCGTCGACGACGCGTGGGGGCGCCGGATCGCCGAGGCCTGCGAGATCCCGTGCCGCACGGTGAGCTCCGACCCGGCCGTCCCGGCCGACTTCGTCATCACCTCGGTCGACGACCAGGACTTCGTCCTCTCGGGCGAAGGGGGGCAGCTGGCTCTGCGCAGCGGGCTCGCCGGCGCCTTCAACCGGACCAACACGGCGATGGCCGCCGTGGCGCTGCTCCTCGCCGGGCACGACCGCGAGGCGGTCGTCGCGGCGGTGCGGGCCAAGCCCCGCGTCCCCGGCCGGATGGAGCCGGTGCCGGCCCCCGAGGGCGTCGACGCGCAGGCTCTGCCGCGGGTCGTCGTCGACTTCGCGCACACCCCGGACGCCGTCGCCTCGGCGGTCGCCGCGCTGCGCGAGAGCACTCGGGGTCGCCTCGTCGCCCTGCTCGGTGCCGGCGGCTCCCGCGACCCGGGCAAGCGCCCGGACATGGGCCGCGCCGCCGCCGACCACGCCGACCTCGTCATCGTCACCGACGACAACCCGCGCGCCGAGGACCCCGCCGCGATCCGCGAGGCCGTCGCCTCCGGCGCTCGCGAGGGCCGGGCCGACGTCGAGGTCGTCCCCGACCGGCGCGTCGCGGTCGAGCACGCGGTCCGGGCCGCCGGACCCGGCGGTGTCGTCGCCCTCCTCGGCAAGGGCCACGAGACCGGACAAGAGATCCAGGGGGTCATCACCCCCTTCGACGACCGCCTCGTCGCCGCCGAGGTGCTGCGCACGCTGGCCCAGGAGAGCACCCGATGA
- a CDS encoding UDP-N-acetylmuramoyl-tripeptide--D-alanyl-D-alanine ligase: MIPMTLVEVAAVTGGTPHGDESATVSGPVVTDAREAEVGSLYVARVGEHADGHDYAGQAAERGATAALTTRVVDELACVVVDDTQDAFVALSRALIDRLPELHVVGITGSSGKTSTKDLLGSVLATAGETVAPQGSYNSEVGVPLTVCRVTEATRYLVVEMGARGVGHVEYLTEIAPAQVGVVLNVGHAHVGEFGSIDQVALAKSELVRALPADGVAVLNADDPRVRAMAGVTTARVVLVGEAEDADVRATDVTLDEGGRPRFTVTAPFGTAEVSLPLVGRHHVGNALSVIAAAQACGLDLEAIVAALADVRPASRWRMEVTERADGVRVVNDAYNANPDSMAAALHALAAMSASGRRVAVLGSMLELGEESPALHRGVGRLAGELGIDTVVAVGGLATDIAEGARSAGVTTVEHVSDVDAAEELLTARLADGDVVLLKSSRDAGLRWLGDRLSEKEVGQ, from the coding sequence ATGATCCCCATGACCCTCGTCGAGGTCGCCGCCGTCACCGGTGGCACGCCCCACGGCGACGAGAGCGCCACCGTGAGCGGGCCCGTCGTCACCGACGCCCGTGAGGCGGAGGTGGGCAGCCTCTACGTCGCCCGCGTCGGCGAGCACGCCGACGGGCACGACTACGCCGGTCAGGCCGCCGAGCGGGGTGCGACCGCGGCCCTGACCACCCGGGTCGTCGACGAGCTCGCCTGCGTCGTCGTCGACGACACCCAGGACGCCTTCGTCGCGCTGAGCCGCGCGCTCATCGACCGCCTGCCCGAGCTCCACGTCGTGGGGATCACCGGGTCCTCCGGCAAGACGAGCACCAAGGACCTCCTCGGGTCGGTCCTCGCCACGGCAGGGGAGACCGTCGCCCCGCAGGGCTCCTACAACTCCGAGGTCGGGGTGCCGCTCACCGTCTGCCGCGTCACCGAGGCGACCCGCTACCTCGTCGTCGAGATGGGTGCCCGCGGGGTCGGCCACGTCGAGTACCTTACCGAGATCGCCCCGGCCCAGGTCGGGGTCGTGCTCAACGTCGGGCACGCGCACGTCGGGGAGTTCGGCTCGATCGACCAGGTGGCGCTCGCCAAGTCCGAGCTCGTCCGCGCCCTGCCCGCCGACGGCGTCGCGGTGCTCAACGCCGACGACCCCCGCGTGCGCGCGATGGCCGGGGTGACCACCGCCCGGGTGGTCCTCGTCGGCGAGGCCGAGGACGCCGACGTCCGCGCCACCGACGTGACCCTCGACGAGGGCGGCCGTCCCCGCTTCACCGTCACCGCCCCCTTCGGCACGGCGGAGGTGAGCCTGCCGCTCGTCGGCCGCCACCACGTCGGCAACGCCCTGTCCGTCATCGCCGCCGCCCAGGCGTGCGGGCTCGACCTCGAGGCGATCGTCGCCGCGCTCGCCGACGTGCGCCCGGCCAGCCGCTGGCGCATGGAGGTCACCGAGCGGGCCGACGGGGTCCGCGTCGTCAACGATGCCTACAACGCCAACCCCGACTCGATGGCCGCGGCCCTGCACGCCCTCGCCGCGATGTCCGCGAGCGGCCGTCGCGTCGCCGTCCTCGGCTCGATGCTCGAGCTGGGGGAGGAGTCGCCCGCGCTCCACCGAGGGGTCGGCCGGCTCGCCGGCGAGCTCGGCATCGACACCGTGGTGGCTGTCGGCGGGCTCGCCACGGACATCGCCGAGGGTGCCCGCTCGGCGGGCGTGACCACCGTCGAGCACGTGAGCGACGTCGACGCCGCCGAGGAGCTGCTCACCGCGCGACTCGCCGACGGAGACGTCGTGCTTCTCAAGTCGAGCCGCGACGCGGGGCTACGGTGGCTCGGAGATCGACTCAGCGAGAAGGAGGTCGGGCAGTGA
- the mraY gene encoding phospho-N-acetylmuramoyl-pentapeptide-transferase translates to MKAVLIASVVSLVVALLGTPMFIKVLVKQGYGQFIRDDGPTSHHTKRGTPTMGGAVIITATVVAYLVAHLATWSRPTVSALLVLFLMAGLGAVGLADDYIKISKQRSLGLRSHEKLIGQTLVAVIFAVLALQFPDESGRLPASTHISFVRDLPLDLAFAGPMVGIVLFVIWANLMIAGTSNAVNLTDGLDGLATGASAMVFAAYVLISIWKFNQNCHVSPSVKCYEARDPLDLAVVAAAGMAACFGFLWWNGSPAKIFMGDTGSLALGGALAGLAITTRTELLIVILGGLFVAITLSVIIQVASFKTTGKRVFRMAPLQHHFELLGWQEVTIVIRFWIVAGLCVALGLGIFYAEWVVGA, encoded by the coding sequence GTGAAGGCGGTGCTCATCGCATCGGTCGTGTCACTCGTCGTGGCGCTGCTCGGGACCCCGATGTTCATCAAGGTCCTTGTGAAGCAGGGCTACGGCCAGTTCATCCGCGACGACGGCCCGACCTCGCACCACACCAAGCGCGGCACCCCGACGATGGGCGGGGCGGTGATCATCACCGCGACCGTCGTCGCCTACCTCGTGGCCCACCTCGCGACGTGGTCGCGGCCCACGGTGAGCGCCCTGCTCGTCCTCTTCCTCATGGCCGGCCTCGGCGCCGTCGGCCTCGCCGACGACTACATCAAGATCAGCAAGCAGCGCAGCCTCGGCCTGCGCTCCCACGAGAAGCTCATCGGGCAGACCCTCGTCGCCGTGATCTTCGCCGTGCTCGCGCTGCAGTTCCCCGACGAGAGCGGCCGCCTGCCCGCCTCGACGCACATCTCCTTCGTGCGCGACCTGCCGCTGGACCTCGCCTTCGCCGGGCCGATGGTCGGCATCGTGCTCTTCGTCATCTGGGCCAACCTCATGATCGCCGGCACGAGCAACGCGGTGAACCTCACCGACGGTCTCGACGGGCTCGCGACCGGGGCGTCGGCGATGGTCTTCGCCGCCTACGTCCTCATCTCGATCTGGAAGTTCAACCAGAACTGCCACGTCTCGCCGTCCGTCAAGTGCTACGAGGCCCGCGACCCGCTCGACCTCGCCGTCGTCGCCGCCGCCGGCATGGCCGCGTGCTTCGGATTCCTGTGGTGGAACGGCTCGCCCGCGAAGATCTTCATGGGCGACACCGGCTCGCTCGCCCTCGGCGGCGCGCTCGCCGGCCTGGCGATCACCACCCGCACCGAGCTGCTCATCGTCATCCTCGGCGGGCTCTTCGTCGCCATCACCCTCTCGGTGATCATCCAGGTCGCGAGCTTCAAGACGACCGGCAAGCGGGTCTTCCGGATGGCACCGCTCCAGCACCACTTCGAGCTCCTCGGGTGGCAAGAGGTGACGATCGTCATCCGCTTCTGGATCGTCGCCGGCCTGTGCGTCGCGCTCGGCCTGGGCATCTTCTACGCCGAGTGGGTCGTCGGCGCGTGA
- the murD gene encoding UDP-N-acetylmuramoyl-L-alanine--D-glutamate ligase, translated as MSTWRLQHLTHRDADWSGLRVVVAGLGISGFAAADALLERDAEVTVVDGGTPVEGSEMAHRATILEVLGARLHLGDAQDEGVLVGADLVVTSPGWPPSQPLLAAAVGRGIPVWGEVELAWRMRPEDGGAPWLTLTGTNGKTTTVQMLTSILTAAGLRACSAGNVGTPILEAVLHPEPFDIIAVELSSYQLHWQDSVRPLASACLNIAPDHIDWHGSYEEYLAAKGKVFEGTEVACVYNVADVATRTLVERADVVEGCRAVGFTLGSPAPSMLGRVEDLLVDRAFVPDRTHQAAELASVADLGAVEGAEGPGVPDHVVANALAAAALARACGVPPVAVRDGLRAWRPEPHRIAHVLTADEIHWVDDSKATNPHAAAASLSAYDHVVWVAGGLLKGADVDELVAANAHRLRAAILIGRDRQQIAEAIRRHAPDIPVLDIASADTEAMDLVVGQAAATAQPGDVVLLAPAAASMDMFENYGARGDAFAAAVRRHYERG; from the coding sequence GTGAGCACCTGGCGTCTCCAGCACCTGACCCACCGCGACGCCGACTGGTCCGGCCTGCGCGTCGTCGTCGCCGGCCTCGGCATCTCCGGCTTCGCCGCGGCGGACGCCCTGCTCGAGCGGGACGCCGAGGTCACCGTCGTCGACGGGGGTACCCCGGTCGAGGGGTCCGAGATGGCCCATCGGGCCACGATCCTCGAGGTTCTCGGTGCCCGGCTGCACCTCGGCGACGCGCAGGACGAAGGGGTCCTCGTGGGTGCCGACCTCGTCGTCACCTCTCCCGGGTGGCCGCCGTCGCAGCCGCTGCTCGCCGCGGCCGTCGGGCGCGGCATCCCCGTGTGGGGCGAGGTCGAGCTCGCCTGGCGGATGCGACCGGAGGACGGGGGAGCACCCTGGCTCACCCTCACCGGCACCAACGGCAAGACGACGACGGTGCAGATGCTCACCTCGATCCTCACCGCCGCCGGCCTGCGCGCCTGCAGCGCCGGCAACGTCGGCACCCCGATCCTCGAGGCGGTGCTCCACCCCGAGCCCTTCGACATCATCGCCGTCGAGCTGAGCAGCTACCAGCTGCACTGGCAGGACTCGGTGCGTCCGCTCGCCTCGGCCTGCCTCAACATCGCGCCCGACCACATCGACTGGCACGGCAGCTACGAGGAGTACCTCGCCGCCAAGGGCAAGGTCTTCGAGGGCACCGAGGTCGCCTGCGTCTACAACGTCGCCGACGTCGCGACGCGCACGCTCGTCGAGCGGGCCGACGTCGTCGAGGGCTGCCGCGCCGTGGGCTTCACCCTCGGCAGCCCGGCCCCCTCGATGCTCGGGCGGGTCGAGGACCTCCTCGTCGACCGGGCCTTCGTCCCGGACCGCACGCACCAGGCCGCCGAGCTCGCCTCGGTCGCCGACCTCGGGGCGGTCGAGGGGGCCGAGGGGCCGGGCGTGCCCGACCACGTCGTCGCCAACGCCCTCGCCGCCGCGGCGCTCGCCCGGGCCTGCGGGGTCCCGCCGGTCGCCGTCCGCGACGGGCTGCGCGCCTGGCGCCCGGAGCCGCACCGCATCGCCCACGTCCTCACCGCCGACGAGATCCACTGGGTCGACGACAGCAAGGCGACCAACCCGCACGCCGCTGCCGCCTCGCTCTCCGCCTACGACCACGTCGTGTGGGTCGCCGGCGGGCTGCTCAAGGGCGCCGACGTCGACGAGCTCGTCGCCGCCAACGCCCACCGGCTGCGCGCCGCGATCCTCATCGGGCGCGACCGTCAGCAGATCGCCGAGGCGATCCGGCGACACGCGCCCGATATCCCCGTCCTCGACATCGCATCGGCCGACACTGAGGCGATGGATCTCGTCGTCGGGCAGGCGGCGGCGACCGCCCAGCCGGGTGACGTCGTCCTCCTCGCCCCTGCGGCGGCCTCCATGGACATGTTCGAGAACTACGGCGCCCGGGGTGACGCCTTCGCCGCCGCCGTGCGGCGCCACTACGAGCGGGGATGA